The genome window GCGCGGACAGAGACCGCGAAGGTCGGCCAGCCCCTGCTCGGTGACCAGGATATCGAGATCGTGCTCGGTATGATCGACGTGAGTGGCAAAAGGGACGACGCAACTGATCCCGGTCGGATCGCTCTTGCTCGGGCGCGTCGAAGGAGTGTGCATGATCGAAAGATAGGCGTTGCGGAGGAAATCGCCGGAGCCGCCGATGCCGTTGATCATGCGGCTGCCGTTGATCAGGGTCGAGTTGGCGTGACCGTAGATGTCAAACTCCGCCGGTGTGTTCATGGCAATGACGCCAAGGCGACGGATGGGCTCCGGATTGTTACTGATCTGCATTGGCCGCAGCACGACCCGACTGGTGTACTTCTCCCAGTCGGCATAGAGACGCTGAAAGCCGCCTTCCGAGAGGGAGAGGGAGGTCGAGGAGGCGAAGTTAAGCTTGCCGGAATCGAAGAAGTCAAGCATGGTATCCTGGATCACTTCGGTCCAGACATTGACGCCACTGAACGGCCCCTTGACCATACCGCCGACCACGGCATTGGCAATGTTGCCGACCCCGGACTGCAACGGCAGGAGGTTTTTCGGCAGCCGCCCGGCCTTAACTTCGGCCTGGAAGAAGTCGAGGATGTAGGTGGCGATTTCCTCGGAAACCTCGTCGGGGGGGGAGAGGGCCCGGCCGCGATCGGGCATGGTCGACTCGACAACGGCGACAATCTTGTCCGGATCGCAGGGGACATAGAGAGAGCCGATGCGATCGTCGACCCGGCTGATCAGGTACGGTTTCTTGAAGGGAGGCTTCTCCGTCATAACGATGTCGTGAATCCCCTCGAAGGACGGGATCGCCGTATTGATCTCGACGATCAACCTGTCCGAGTGCTGGATCACCTCCGTCGCTGCTCCGATGGAGCCGGCGAGGATGATCGATCCGTCCTCGGTGATCCCCGAGGCTTCGATCAGGCCCAGGTCGAATCCACCGCCGCGCTGTTTGGTATAGAAACCGTAGGCCAGATCCTGGGCATAGAGGGAGAGATGCTTGTCCCCCATCCGCACCGTGCCGTCATTGACCTGTCTCTGCACCACCTTGCCAGTCTGGTAGGGCCAGCGTTTGTCGGTCATCTGGAGCGCGGCCCAGCGGTCCTCCACCTCGCGCCGATGGAGGCACCTATGAAGAGATTGAAGCGCATCTTTCCCTGAAGATTGTTCTTTTCCACGTAGTCCGCCAGGGCAAGCGGCACTACCTTTGGATAGCCCACCGGCGTGAATCCCGACCACCCCAAGTCCATGCCGTCCCTGAAGAACTGCACTGTGTCCTCCGGCTGCATTACCTTGGGCAACAAACTCTTCTTCCTGATTCGTTCTGCCAGACCGGCCATATAAACCCCCGTTCTATTCTATTGTTGCCTTCGGGCGAAAACGCTCGACAAAAGACCTTGATTGCACCGCACGCGCGGATTGCCATTACGTAAAGGTTAGTAACTCCACACGAACAATCAGCCACCACAATCGCCAAGCACTCACCCGTTATTTACCAACAAGCCAACACCAATCCAGCGTCATGATTACAGCACATTAACCGGCTTGGACATGTTACAGAAATTACCCCGCAGCCACCCCGCGCTCACAATCAAACAGCTTTTTGAATATTCTCTACATTTCATTTACGTACATGTCAAGCATTTTTAAAACTGTTTTTTGCAAATATGTTTTTTACGGCATAGCGTTCAATTTTAACGAGTTATCATCGTTGACAATCCGACAGAGCAGGGATAAGGTCTTTTTCAAACTTGACGTAAAGGAAAGCCTATGGATAGCCCAAAAAACGGCAATGAAGAGGTCGTGACCATCGGCGAGGTTGCCATCACCCTTGGCCTGACGACGAGGACCCTCCGCTACTGGGAGGAAGTGGGGATCATCGAATCGGTCCAGCGGTCTGACGGAGCGGTCCGGGGCTACACGCCCTACACGATCCGTCGGATCAAATTCATCATGAAGCTGAAAGAACTGGGGTTGACCATCAAGGAGATGCAGGATCTTTATACAGTTTACGGCGAAGCGAAGCAGACCGAACGGATGATCCCCCGCCTGGTGGAAATGCTTGACGAGCACATCAATCTGATCGACGCGAAAATAGCCAACCTCTCATCCTTGCGCAAGGACATCGTTGACTACCGAAAACGTATTGCCCAGAAGCTTGCGGATAGCGTTGAAGGAAAAAGAATGGCATGACCAGGAGACGGCAACCACTTGCCCTGTCCTGCCGTTGAGAGACGTTCGGCCCCTGCACGCCGAACACCACCAGGCTCGGAGGAGGATTTCTGGAAAATTCCGGATGTATTACGGCCAGAACCTCATCGTGACGAAGGCACAAAAGGTGAGACTCAGGCTGAAAAAGCACTCAACCGTTTTATCGCCTGAAGCCATTTCGGCCCTTAGGGCCGGCGACACGATACATTGGTCGCTTCGCCACCCCACGGGCTCTTGAGCACTATGCCGTCCGGATAGACACAGGGGAACTCCCCTTTGATGGGGCGGTTTCGCCACTGCTCGACCTTGGCGTAGACCTTCTTAGTTGAGGTTGCTGATTGACCTTGGTTCCCCACAGGATTTCGGTAATGCCTTTGATGCGCCGCGCTGAAACGCCAGCCAGGCACATCTTGATCAGAGCCTCTTCCACCGAGGCTTCACGGCAGCGGCAGCACGATGGTACCCCTGAGGGGACATGTTAATTTGTTGACGAGTCCCTTTTTGTTCACTCGCCACCGAGCAGATCAACTATTCCCCCATAGTTTCCCCAAACATACATATCGAGACCATGTCTCAAGGGATTCTAAAGCCATCAAGACAGGAAAAACCTGATGGGCTGGCGCTCAGAAGACCGCTTCCGGGGAGAGTACGCTGTGGCAGCTCAGCGCCTCATCGATTTCCGCCTTGCCCTGGCTTCCTGGCGGCCCCGCTCGCGCTCAATGACGCAGATTTCATTACC of Geobacter anodireducens contains these proteins:
- a CDS encoding MerR family transcriptional regulator; translation: MDSPKNGNEEVVTIGEVAITLGLTTRTLRYWEEVGIIESVQRSDGAVRGYTPYTIRRIKFIMKLKELGLTIKEMQDLYTVYGEAKQTERMIPRLVEMLDEHINLIDAKIANLSSLRKDIVDYRKRIAQKLADSVEGKRMA